CCAGCGGTGGTCTTTCTGCGCCGTCATCTCTCTGGGGTTACTCATGGTTGGGCTGGATAATTCCATCCTCTACACCGCATTGCCGCAGCTATCGCAGCAATTGCACACCACCGATACCCAGCAACTCTGGATTATCAACGCCTACGCGTTGGTGCTCTCCGGCCTCCTTCTTGGCGCCGGCACGCTGGGCGATCGCACCGGCCACCGGCGGATGTTTCTCATCGGCTTGGCCGTCTTCGGCGGCGCTTCCCTGCTCGCCGCGTATTCCCCCAGCGCTTGGACGCTGGTCTTAGGCCGCGCCTTCTTGGGCTGCGGCGCCGCCATCATGATGCCGTCTAGCCTGGCGCTTATCCGCCTGACTTTTCCCGATGAGGTGGAGCGCAACACGGCCATTGGCATCTGGGGTTCTGTCGCCGTCATCGGCGCGGCGGCTGGCCCCACCGTGGGCGGCTTCTTTTTGGAGCACTTCTGGTGGGGCTCGGTCTTTTTGCTCAATGTCCCGGTTGTGGTCGTGACCATTGTGCTGACCTTGTTCCTTGCCCCGCCAAACGCTCCGAACCCCCTAAAACACTGGGACTTCCCCTCGTCCCTGTATTCCCTTATCACTCTCGCCAGCCTAGTGCTGGCCATTAAATCCCTGGCACACAACTGGCCGGTGAGCGCTGCCGCAGGCATCGTCTTCATCTGCGGCGCGCTCGCCTTTGGCCGCCGCCAGGCTCGCTTGTCAGATCCCCTGCTGACCTTCGACATCTTTGGCTCCCGCATCTTCAGCGGCGGGGCCCTAACGGCGGGCGGCGCCATGTTCGGCCTCGCCGGCCTGGAGCTGTTAAGTACCCAAAAGCTCCAGCTTGTCGACGCCCTCTCACCCCTCCACGCCGGCCTCATTATCTCCGCCATGGCTCTATCTGCCATCCCTACCTCCATCCTGGGTGGTGCCACCTTGCATCGCGTGGGGTTCCTCCCACTCATTAGCGGCGGATTCTTGCTCATGGCCGCCGGCATGGCCCTGGTGGTGGTGAGCCGGGGTGAGACGCTTCCCCTACTCGTCTCCGCCCTCGTGCTCACCGGCCTAGGCGCGGGCCTGGCCATGTCCGTGTCCTCCACCGCCATCATCAATGCCGCTCCGCTTCATCGCACCGGCATGGCCTCGGGTGTAGAAGCGGTCTCCTATGAATTCGGCACCCTGCTCTCCATTGCACTGACTGGCACCCTCGTGCCGCTGCTCATGGCCCGCGAACTGCCTCCTCACCTCGCAGAACTAGGTACCGACGCGCTGTATCACCCCGTTTCCCACGCGGCCGCCGCGAGCGCCTACAATGCCGGATATCTTTCCACCATCGGCGGCCTAGCTTGCTTCGCCTTGCTCCTAGCCGCGATAACCGCCTGGTGTTTCCGCGATAACCCGAAATCAGGAGATCCCTATGCCGCGACTCAACAAAAAGAACGCAGCCCTTGAAGCTGCGCTCGACATCATCGCCGCCGAGGATGTCTCTGGCTTGACCTACGACTCCCTGGCGCAAGCAACCGGCATGTCCAAGTCCGGACTCATTTATCACTTCCCTACCCGCCACGACCTGCTCGTAGACTGCCATGGATTTTGCGCCGCACGCTGGGAAGCAGAACTCGAGAAGCTGGCCGGCGGCCACCCGGCAAGCGAGCTCAGCTGGGCCGAGCGTTCCCGCGCGCTCGTATTGTCGATGGGCAAAAATGATCCGCTCATCAAGCTGTTGATGTGTGTACATTCCCAGACCCACCCGGATTTTTCCGCCCAGTGGGCCGAGGTGGATGCGCGCTGGATGGTCGATCCTTCCGCCGCCGAGACGGACGAGGATAATCTGCTGATCATGCTTCTTAGTACCGGCCTGTGGGTGCACGATCACCTCAACCAGCGCAAGCTATCCCCCGCTAACCGCCAGCGCATGGTCGACCGGCTTTTTCGACTTATCGACGCCCCCTCAAAAACCACCGAAGGCTAGGCCCACACCGGGGCCCAGCCTCCTTTTGAGCTGGAGACGAGACTTGAACTCGCAACCTACGCATTACAAGTGCGTTGCGCTACCAATTGCGCCACTCCAGCACCGCGGGAGAAATCCCGCTCGTTGCATAGTACCCGAGCACCGCCGCCGAGGGGAAAGCCGGTCCCCCATCTATGCATTGACAGGGTGCAGGGGCTAAAGTTCAGGCAGAATCAATCCCACATTCCCAGCGCTTTTCGAGGGTTATTTCCGTGTCATTTTTGTCCGCTATGCGGGAGCGCCTGCGCGCTTCCTCGGGCCAGGTAGCCATCATCGACGCGGCTAAAGCCGCACCGCCGCCATCCCCACTCGCTCCGGTCAATCTCCATGACGCCGCCCAAGTCACCGGCGTTATGGAGATCGCCGCTCGCATTGGTGAAATCCTCATCGGAGCCGGCACCGCCAACTCGGATGCGCGCGCCCAGGTGCACCTGGCAGCGTCGTCGTATGGCTTGCACTACTGCCACGTGGATATCTTGATGAATACCATCACCATCCACACCACCATCGGCACCGGCGAGCAGCGCCAAAACCTGCATGTATTCCGCGTGGTGCCGAGCATTGGCGTGGATTTCTCCAAGCTCGCGGCCGTCGATAAGCTCATTCGCTCCATCCACTCCGGCCAGATGCCGCCGGCCATGGCGGAGCAGCGCCTAGACGAGATCGACCGCATGCCAGCGCCTTATAAGCCGTCCACGGTCATGCTCGGCTGGGGCGCGATGGGTGGCCTGATTTCCATGATGCTTGGCGGCGACCTGCTCGTCGGCGTGGTGGCGTTTGTGGTCTCCGCGTTCATCATGGGCTTGAACGCCTGGTTGGCCAATTACCGCCTGCCGCCCTTTTATCAGAATGCGGTCGGCGGCTTTTTCGCCGTCTTCCCGGCCGCCATTTTGTACAACGTCGCAGCCTCCTTCGGCATTAATTTCTCGCCCACGCAGATCATTGCCTCCGGCATCATCGTGCTGGTGGCGGGGCTGACGTTGGTGCAATCGCTTGTCGACGGCATCACGCGCGCCCCCGTTACCTCCTCCGCCCGCTTCTTTGAGGCGCTGCTATCTACCGGCGCCATCATCGCCGGCGTCGGTGTGGGCATCCAGCTGGCCGATTCGCTGGGCTTTAACCTGCCGCCGCTGGCCACGCTGGCCCCACCGGTCTACCACGAAATTCCACTGCTAGTGCTGCTCGGCGGCACGGGTTCTGCTGCCTTTGCGCTGGCCTGCGGCGCAGCCTGGATTGAGATCACCATGTCTGGCCTTACGGCCGCAGCCGGCATGATTTTCTATTACTTCGTGGTGGTGCCCTTCGGCGTCGGCCCGGTGATTGCCTCTGGTCTTTCCGCGGTGGTCGTTGGCCTCGCCGGTGGTTTGATGTCGCGCCGCTGGGGAATTCCGCCGCTTATCACCATGATCGTGGGCTATACGCCGATGCTGCCCGGCCTCATGCTCTACCGCGGCATGTACGCCTCTCTCAATGAGCAGATGATTACCGGCTTTACCAATATGGCGATGGCGCTGGCCATCTCCGGCGCCCTGGCCGCCGGCGTGGTACTGGGCGAGCGCGTGGCTCGCCGCCTGCGCCGCCCGCAGTATTTCCGCCCTTACTCCACCTTTAAGCGCATCGGCCGCTTCTCCTTCCACAAGGCCACGCACTTGGCCCGCAAGGCCCCGCGCATCCCGCGCGTACCGATGTCCCCGTTTGCCCCACGCGTCAATCGCCCGGAGCTACCACCCAAGCTCGGCCCGAAGCCGCCGCAGCAGCACCCGCGCCACGAGTCCCAAAGCCATGCGCCACACACCCGCTCGGCCGCGGACCTGTGGCCGGAGGATTCCCAGTGGCCGGCGCAGCCGCAGCAGCGCGAGAAGACCACCTATACCGTGCCCGGCACCGAAACGTTTCGCGCCCAGAAACCGGAGCAGCCAGGCCCCGAATCCGGACCCGAACGGCCCTAAACGCCGCCGGTAGCGTACAATATTTGCTCTGATAGCTTTTCTTGCAAGCGCTTAAGTAGTTTCCACAACGTTCAGGAGGACACGTCGTGCCACCCAAGGTCCAAGACACCCACCCACAGGCTGACCAGAATCACGCCCTTGAGGAGGAGACCTCCCGCGCAGCCCGCCGCATCGTGGCCACCTATGCGCAGGACTTCCTCGACGGCGTGACCCTGATGTCCATGCTGGGCGTGGAGCCAAAGGGCCTGGTGCACAAGAAGGTGCTGGCGGAGCAGGCCGACGCCGCTCCGAAGAAGTCCACCAAGAAATCCAGCAAAAAGTCCACGAAGAAGTCGACTAAGAAGTCCACCAAGAAATCGACGAAGAAGTCGACCAAGAAGGCTACAAAGAAGGCCACCAAAAAGGCGACGAAGAAGGCCTCCAAGAAGGCAACGAAGAAGTCCACTAAGAAGTCTTAAGTTATTCTTGCACCATGAGTGAGCGTGGCAATGACTTCGTGGTGGTGGCCAACCGCCTGCCGGTAGATCTGGAAACCCGGCCCGATGGCAGCCATACCTGGACGCCCTCGCCGGGCGGTCTGGTCACCGCATTGTCTCCAGTCCTCGAATCACACCAGGGATGCTGGGTGGGCTGGCCCGGTGTGGCCGATGCCGCGCCAGAGCCCTTCCGCACCGATACCGGCGTGCTGCTGCACCCAGTCAAGCTCACCGAGTCCGATTTCGAGGGCTTTTATGAGGGTTTTTCTAATGCCACCTTGTGGCCGCTCTACCACGATCTCATCGTCACCCCTACCTATGACCGCGATTGGTGGCACGCCTATCGCGAGGTCAACCTGCGTTTTGCAGACGAGGTAGCCGAGGTCGCCGCCGAAGGCGCCACCGTGTGGGTACAGGACTACCAGCTGCAGCTTTTGCCTGGCATCCTGCGCCAGAAGCGCCCGGATCTCACCATCGGATTTTTCCTGCACATCCCCTTCCCTTCCGCCGATCTCTTCCGCCAGCTGCCCTGGCGCGAGGAGCTCGTGCGCGGGCTGCTTGGCGCGGATCTCATCGGCTTCCACCTGGAGGCCAATGCCCGCAACTTCTTGGAGCTTGCCCGCCGCCAGGGCCTCGACGTACAAGGCGAGGCCAGCACCCGCGAGGTCACCGCGCATATTCGCCTGCCGCAGGGGCGCACCATCGGCGTGGGTGCCTTCCCCATTTCCATCGCCGCGAAGGACTTTGCCGCATTCACTGGGGAGGAGAAGGGGGACGTCGCCAAGCTGCGCGAAGAGCTGGGCTCGCCCAGGCGCATTATCTTGGGCGTGGATCGCCTCGATTACACCAAAGGCATCCTGCAGCGGCTGACCGCCTTTGAGGAGCTGCTGGACACCGGCGCGCTCGACCCGGAGGAGGTGACGCTGGTGCAGCTCGCCACGCCGTCGCGCGAGCGCCTCGACCATTACAAGGCCACCCGCTCCAAGGTGGAAGAAGCCGTTGGCCGCATCAACGGGCGCTTCGCCCGCGTAGGTCACCCGGTGGTGCACTACCAGCACCGCGGCGTGGCCAAGAGCCTCCTGCGCTGCTACTACCGCATGGCCGATGTCATGCTGGTGACCCCCTTCAAGGACGGGATGAACCTGGTGGCCAAGGAATACGTGGCCTGCCACGACGATGGTTCGGGCGCGCTGGTGCTCTCCGAGTTCGCCGGCGCGGCCGATGAGCTCAACCAGGCCTACCTGTGCAATCCCTTCGATATCGAGTCCGTCAAGGCCGCCTTGCTCAACGCGCTCAAGGCGCTTGACGACGCCCCCTCCACCATGACCCAGCGCATGCTCACCATGCACCAGCAGGTCACCGAGCACGACGTGCAGCTATGGTCCCAGGCCTTCCTGGGCTGCCTGCGCCAAGCCGAAGAACAGGAGGCGGGCGCATGATGTCTCGCTTTCCCCGCCTGGCCGCAGTGCCCATTGCCGCAACCTGCGCCGCCGCACTTCTGGCCGGCTGTGGTTCCGGCGACGAGGAACCCCAAGCCCCTGGCGATGAACAGATCCTGGACAAGCAGTGGCAGGTAGTCTCCATCAACACCACCCCGGATGCCGCCTCCACCATCCCGGAGTCCATCCCGCAGGCACCCACGTTGAGCTTTGGTCAATCCACGATGGTGGGCACCACCGGGTGCGCCCAAATGGTGGGCAAGGTGACCTATTCCACCGATGATGAGCGCCAAAACATCCGCGAAGGCAACCGCCTCCACTTCGATGAGGTGGAGTTTGACGAGACCGCCGAGGATTGCCACGGCGCGTCCGTGTGGGCCGATAACCTACTGCGCAACCTGATTTCCGCGGACCACGATTTCCACTACGCCGTCAATTCCAATAACCAACTGGTCTTAGAACTGGTCACCGATGAGGTGGACTCGCCGTCTATCAAGTTGGTTTCCCTCGGCGGTTAGTTGCGTAGGCTAGAAGCCATGACGCTTTCAACTGCCATCAAGGCCCTTGCCGCCGCCGAGCACCTCGCGGTGGTCTCGGACTTCGACGGCACGCTCTCCCCCTTCGCCACGGCTATCTATGAGGTCGAAATGAACCAGGAATCACTGAGCGCCCTGGATAAACTGGCCCACCTGCCGAATACCACCGCGGCCGTTCTCTCCGGCCGCCACCTCGAAGGCCTCAAGCGCGTGTGCCCGCTGCGCGAGCCCGTTGTCTTCGGCGGCTCCCACGGCGCCGAATCCTCGTGGGAGGAGACAGATCTGACCCCCGCGATGCGCGAGCACCTCGCCACCAAGGAAGCCGAGATCCGCGCGATCATGGAGCGCTTCCCCGGCGCGGATATCGAGGTCAAACCTTTCCAGCGCGTATTGCACCTGCGCGCGCTCGAGGATTCCGATCCAGAAGCTGCCGCCCAAGCCTATGAAGCCGCCCTCGCGCTCGATCCGGGCGGCTTCCCCCGCACGGCCGGCAAGTCCGTGGTGGAGTTCTCCGCCACCCAGGCCACCAAGGGCACGTGGATTGAGAACCTGCGCGAGCGCACCGGAGCCACCGCCATGGTCTTCTTGGGCGATGACGTCACCGATGAGGACGGTTTCCGCGCCCTGCACCAGCCGCCAGACGTTGGCGTCAAGGTCGGCGAGGGCGATACGTCGGCCGTAGTGCAGCTTGCCGACGTCGACGCCGTCGCCCACTTCCTCACCGAGCTCGCCGCCGCCCGCGCGGCCCATGTCGGCCGCCCCGACAACGGCGGCGCTGCCTAACGCGCCGCTGCCTAGCGAAGCGGCACCTAGCGCGGCGGAGCCACCGTCCGCCCGGCCGCGAAGCTGGTCTGCAGCACGCGCCGTAGCATCGCGGCTTCGCTCGCGTCCGAGCCCTCCGCGCCGGCGATAAGCTTGGCGAGCATGTGGCCGGCGGCCGCGCCCTTGGCCTTATTGGGCTGGACGATCGTCGTCAAGCCAAGGCGCTGCGCCGCATCAATGCCGTCGAAGCCGGTAACGGACAGCTCGCCGGGGACGTCGATGCTCCGCTCGCGCGCATAGGTCATCACGCCCAGCGCCATGGAGTCGGTGGTGCACAGGACGGCGGTGAGGTCTGGGTGGGCGTCGAGAAGCAACTGCGCGGCCGCTCGCGTGGTGTGCGCATCGTTGATGTGCTGGGTGACCACGGGCACGGTCTCGGGCGCGATGCCCGCCTGCGCAAAGACGTCCATGGCACCCATGACTCGGGCACGCTGCACGTGCATATCGGCGCCCTGGAGCTCACCCCACGAAATGGGGCCATCGTGGCGCTCGCGTTTGAGGCGAATCGCCAGCACCCCGATCTTGCGGTGGCCGGCCTCCACCAGCGCGCGGGCGGCCGGGGCAATCGCCGCGCGGTCATCGATGCCCACAAACGGCAGGCCCGAATCCGTCGGCTGATCGCAGACCACCACCGGCAGACCACGGCCGCGCGCCGCCTCCAAGTAGGCATCCCCGGCCGCCACGGAGTAGACCACAAAGCCATCCACCGCGGCCGAGCCCACCAGGCTTGCCGCCTCCGCCTCGCCCTCCGGACCGGCCGGGATGAGGGTGAGTGTGGTCTGCGCGCCGGCCGAGGCTTCTGCCATGCCGGCCAGGAAATCCACCGAGGCCATATCCTCGAAGGCATAGGACAGGTGCTCGGTCAGCAGCACGCCCACCGAGCCCGCGCGGCGAGTGCGCAGGCTGCGGGCCGTGGGGTCCGGCCCGGGATACCCCCGCGCCTTCGCCGCCGCCAGGATGCGCTCGCGCGTTGCGGCCGAAAGCTGATCCGGCCGGCTATAGGCATTGGAGACCGTCGTGCGCGAAACACCCAGCTCGGCGGCCAGCGAGGCCAGCGTTTTGCGGGTGGGGCTGCGTTTCACCATGACCGCAAGCATACCCCGCGGCCGTATTTTCAATACATATTCAATTGACAATGGTTCCCATCAAACGCACACTGGAAACTATGCATACCTCACTTCGCGCATCCGCAGCCCTCCTCGCGGCCGGTGGCCTCCTGCTGACCGCCACCGCCTGCTCCTCCGACACCGAGGACTCGGCCGCCGAGCCGGGCGCCCAGAAGAAGATCTCCATCGTCGCGTCCACCTCCATCTGGGCCGACGTCGCCCAGGCCGTGGCCGATACCGCCTCCGGCGTGGACATCGAGGTCAAGCCCATCGTCGAGGGCAACGGCGTTGACCCGCACCACTTCGAGCCTTCCGCGGCCGATATCGCCAAGGCCGAGGACGCGGACCTGCTCGTGGTCAACGGCGGCGGCTACGATTCCTGGATTTACCAGGCCGTCTCCGACCAGGACAATATCGTCTCCGCCCTGCCGCTCACCGATCACGGCAAGCTGGCCGATGACCCCAATGTCATGACCATCGACGCCGCTAAGGCCACCGCCAAGAAGGACCCGAAGAAGGTCACCAATATCGAGGGCAACGAGCACATTTGGTACGACCCGGCCGCCCTCGACGAGGTCGCAGGAAATATCGCTGACCAGATTAACGAGCTCAATACCGATGCCAATGCCAGCACCGAGCGCGTGGACTCCCACGTCGACCGCCTCCGCGACAAGCTCAAGGAACTGCCGGGCGACCTCTCCTACGCACAGACCGAGCCGATTGCGGACTACATCATGAAGTACACCTCCGGCAAGGACGTCACCCCAGAGGGCTACCGCAAGGCCACCATTTCTGAGGGCGAGCCCACCGCGGCCGACCTCGCTGCCTTCACCAAGGCGATTAAAGAGGACAAGGTAGACCTGCTCATCTTTAACCCGCAGACCGAAACCGATACCGCCGGCCGCATCAAGTCCGCAGCGGAAGATGCGGACGTTTCTATCGTCGAGATCGGCGAAACCCCACCGGATGGCAAGGAATTCTGGACCTACTATGACGAGGTCACCGATTCCCTGGGGAAGCTCTAGTGCTCATCCACTTTCATGACGCAGCGGTTGCCCCGCTGTGGTCCAGCCTTAACCTCGCCGTTGACCGCGGCGAGTTTATCGCCGTTTTGGGCCCCAATGGCGTGGGCAAATCCACCCTGCTCGGTACCATCTTGGGAACCCGCAAGCTCACCGCCGGCAGCGTCGACGTTAACTGCCGCGTCGGCTTCATCCCGCAGCAACGCATGTTCCCGGCCGACCTGCCCCTGCGCGCCCGCGACTTAGTCTCGCTCTCCCTGGCACACGGCGCTTTCCGACGCCGCCGCCCTCCCCGCCACCGCGTCGACGAGCTCCTCGCCGAGGTCGGTGCCACCGGCCTGCGCGACCGCCGTGTCGGCCAGCTTTCCGGCGGCCAGCAGCAGCTCATCCGCCAGGCCCAAGCGCTGGCCAACGACCCCGAGCTCATCCTCGCCGACGAGCCGCTGCTCTCGCTCGACCCAGCGCGCCAGCAGGACACCGTGGACAAGCTGGATGCGCTGCGCCGCGAGCGCGGCACCTCCATCATGTTTGTCACCCACGGAATCAACCCGGTGCTCGGGGTGACCGATAAGGTGCTCTACCTCGCCCCCGGCGGCCATACTTTCGGCACCGTGGATGAGGTCATGCGCTCCGATGTCCTTTCCGAGCTCTACGGTTCCAAGGTCAACGTCTTAAACGTCGATGGGAGGCTCATCGTTGTCTAGCTTTATTGAAGACACCCAGTACCTGCTCAGCGTGGACTTTGTGCAGTCCTCGCTTATCGCCTCCGCGCTGCTGGGCATCCTGTCCGGCGTGATGACCTCGCTCATCGTTCTGCGCCAGATGTCCTTTTCCGTCCACGCCACCTCCGAGCTCGCACTTATGGGCGCCTCGGCCGCGCTGCTCTTCGGCCTCAACCTCGGCTTCGGCGCCGTGGCCGGCGCCATCGTGGCCGCCATCATCCTCGCCGTACTGGGATTCAAAGGCCAGCAAGACAGCGCCATCGGCGTGGTCATGAGCTTTGGCTTGGGCCTCTCGGTGCTGTTTTTGCACCTCTACCCCGGCAACGCGAATACCGCGATGACGCTTTTGACCGGCCAGATCGTCGGCGTATCTTCCGCCTCGGTATGGCTTTTGGCCGCAACCACCGTAGTCATCCTCGCCGCCGTAGCCATTCTGTGGCGGCCCATGCTCTTCGCCTCGGCCGACCCGGTCATGGCCCAGGCCGCCGGCGTACCCACCCGCTTCATTTCCGTCGCCTTCGCCGTACTCGTAGGCTTGGCGGCCGCACAGTCGGTACAAATCGTCGGCTCGCTGCTCGTCATGGCGCTGCTCATTACCCCGGGTGCTGCGGCCGTGCAGATTACCTCCTCGCCCCTGCGCGCGGTCATGTGGGCCACCATTTTCGCCGAGGTCTCGGCCGTCGGTGGCTTTGTCTTATCGCTCGCGCCCGGCCTTCCGGTCTCGGTCTTTGTTACCACGATTTCTTTTGTCATTTACCTGGTGTGCCGCCTCATTGGCTGGCAGCGCAATAAAAAGGCGGTGCGCGACGAGGTCGCCGCAAAGCGCTTCCACGCCGACTGCCACAGCACCGCCGAAGAGCACCACGCCGACTAGACTGGGCGGCTATGCACGTACACCGCCGCACCGCGGATGTGGATGGCCGCACCCGCCGCTTTCTCGTCATCGCGCCGGATAACCCCGGCCCGCGCCCGAACCTCTTGCTCTTCTTCCACGGCTCGCTGCAGTCCGGAAACGTGATGCGCCGCTTTACTAACGGCACCTTCGACGAGCTTGCCGACGCCACCAATACCGTCCTCGTCTACCCCGACGGCGTCGACCGCCATTTCAACGATTGCCGCAGCATCCTGCCCGTCACCGCCCGCGCGGAGAACGTGGACGACGTCGCCTTTACCGCCTTCCTCGTCGAGGAGATGCGGCGCGAGTTCGGCACCGGCCGCACCTTTGCCTGCGGCTACTCCAATGGCGGGCAGATGGTGCTCCGCTTGCTTTTCGACGCCCCCTTTAGCCTCACCCGCGCCTGCATCTTCGCCTCCACCCTGGGCGAGGGCGACAACCACGCGCCCAGCAACCCGGCCGGTTACCGGCCCACTCCATTGCTGTTTTTCCACGGCACCGCCGACCCGTATGCGCCGTATGAGGGCGGGGTCGCCGGGCTGGATGCCGAGCGCACCCGCGGCCGCGTGCTTTCCGCGCCGGCCACCGCCGAACACTTCGCGCTGGCCAATGGCTGCCAGCCACCCCGCGACTACCACCCCACCGCGGATGTCACCGCCACCGCATACGACGGCGATTTCCCCGTCGAGCTGTGGACCATGGAGGGCCTCGGCCACGTGATTCCCTCTAGCATGAAAACCGACCCACGCATAGGCCCAAATACGGATTCCTTCCGCGCTGTGGATAAGGTCCGCGAGTTCTTCGGCCTCGACGACGCCCAGGCCT
The nucleotide sequence above comes from Corynebacterium tuberculostearicum. Encoded proteins:
- a CDS encoding alpha/beta hydrolase family esterase translates to MHVHRRTADVDGRTRRFLVIAPDNPGPRPNLLLFFHGSLQSGNVMRRFTNGTFDELADATNTVLVYPDGVDRHFNDCRSILPVTARAENVDDVAFTAFLVEEMRREFGTGRTFACGYSNGGQMVLRLLFDAPFSLTRACIFASTLGEGDNHAPSNPAGYRPTPLLFFHGTADPYAPYEGGVAGLDAERTRGRVLSAPATAEHFALANGCQPPRDYHPTADVTATAYDGDFPVELWTMEGLGHVIPSSMKTDPRIGPNTDSFRAVDKVREFFGLDDAQA